From the genome of Streptomyces xanthophaeus:
GGCGGAGACGCCCGGGCGGCGGTGAGCGGCGCGGGCCGACGGCCGGGGCCCTCGCCCCTGCGTCCTCGGCCCCCGCCGGAGCCCGACCCGACGCTCGCGGACCCGGAAACGGCCTCGGCGTACCCCGGCCCGGTCGGAGCCCTGCCACGGCGCGCCCGCCCCCGCCCCGGCGTACTCGGCCCCCGCCGGAGCCCGACCCGACGCTCGCGGCAACGGAACCGGACCTGGGCCGGGACCGGCCCCCGCCGGAGGCCGACCCGACACTCGCGGACCCGGAAACGGCCTCGGCGTACCCCGGCCCGGTCGGAGGCCCCGACGCGGCAACGTAAAGGGACCGGCGAGGTCAAGGGCGTGGGGTCTTCGTCCAGGGCCAGCGGACCTGGGGCTTGGTGCCCGAGGGGCGGAAGTCGTACTTCCAGCCCTTCTGCAGGCCGAGCCGCTTGGAGTACCCCGCCGGGACGCGTTCGTACAGCAGTACCGTCGGCGGGCCGCCGTCCGGTGCCGGGACGGGGATCTCGTACCACTTCGGGGGGTGTCCGGTCGGGCCGAGGAGGACGGGGAGGACCCGGCCGTCCATCGGGCCGCCCTCGAACGGGGTCGGTTGGCTTCTCACCCCACCAGTGTCACAGCAGGTGGGCGGCCTCGGACACCACCGGGATCACGCGGCGGGCCAGGACCCCGACCGGGCCGTCCGCCGATTCCAGGGCGAGGGCGGCACGGGCGGCCGCGGCCGTTTCCGGGTCGGTGGCGGCGGTGGCCGTCAGGAGGGCGATGAACTGGTCCAGCAGCCAGTCCCGGAGGCGCTCGACCTCGGGCTGCTTGCCCTCGTCGATCCATATGAGGGAGGCCGCCTCGACGGCCGTGATCCACGTACGGACCATCATGCGCAGCCGGGGGCCGGGGGCCGGGACGCCCAGGTGGAAGAGGATCTGCTCGGCGGCGGCCCGCCGGATGCCGTCGACCGTCGCCGTGGTGCGGGAGGTCTCCACGACGCTGCCGCCCTGCAGGAGGGCGGCGAAGCCGGCGTCGTGTTCGTCGACGAAGGCGAGGTAGCGGTCCAGGGCCCGGGACAGACGCCGGGTCAGGGGGCCCTGCTGGGGTTCGGCGAAGCACAGTTCGAGGAGCTCGGCGGCCGAGCGGAGGGCGGCCTCGTAGAGCTGCTGCTTGCCGCCCGGGAAGTAGCGGTAGACGAGCGGGCGGGACACCCCGGCGGCCTCGGCGACGTCGTCGAGCGAGACCTCCTCCGGTGCCCGGTGCGCGAACAGCGAGAGGGCGGCGTCGAGGAGTTGGGCTCGCCGCTCCTCGACGCTCAGCCTGCGGTACGCGCGTACGGTCATGTCCGCAGGGTAGCCCCGCGGACGCCGGACGAGTGGGGGTCCTGTGGATCAGGCCCGGCGGCCTTCCTCCTACGCCAGTAGTCCCGAGCTCTGCCAGAGCCTGCGGCCGACCCCGCGCAGCACGCCGATGTCGTCGAGGAAGTCGGTGAGCCGCTTCGCTCCGCTCTGCATGACCTCGCGGCGGTGGCCGCTCGCCTTCACCTGGGCGACGGCCTCGCGGCGGTCCAGGCCGATGTTGTCGTAGACGGCCGGGTTCACGAAGGCCAGCGAGAAGACGCGGGCGGCCTCCCCGCAGCTGATCCGGGTGAGTTCCTGCTCCCAGCGCGGGGCCGTCAGCATCTGGCGGCGCAGTTCCTCGCGGGCGTACCGGACGTGCCGGGCCTCCTCGATGACGTGGATCCGGGTGACGCCGCGGACCAGCGGCTGGACGCGCTCGTCCGGGAAGGTCAGGCGCTGCATCCAGTCGAGGATCTCCTCGCCGAGGAGGGTGCAGGCGAAGGAGCCGGGGGTGGTGGAGACGGTCTTCAGGATCCGCGCGAGGTTGTGGTTGAGGCGGGAGACGGGGTACTCGGGGGCGCCGGCCTTCTGGATCATGCGGGCGAACATCATCGAGTGGCGGCACTCGTCGGCGATCTCGGTGAGCGCGTAGCGGACGTGCTTGCTGGTCAGGGACTTGTCGTAGATGTGCCGGACCATGAGCTGCATGAGGATGATCTCGAACCAGATGCCGAGCGAGCCGAGCGCCGCCGCCTCGTGGCGGGAGAGGTCGATGCGCTGCTCCTCCCCCATCTTCTTCCACAGCGGGGTGTCGTAGAGGGAGAGCAGTTCCGGCGGCCAGTAGTACTTGCCCTCGATCGCCGGGGCGTCCCAGTCGAGTTCCTTGTCGGGGTCGAAGGAGTGCTTGGCCGAGGATTCGAGCAGCCGCTCGGCTATCTGCTCGCGGTCCTTGAGCAGGCCGAGGGCGTCCTGGAGCGCGGCTCGTTCGGTCACGGTCGTCATGGGTTCGGACACCTCGTCGTCGAGTTACCGGCGGTCACTTCTTATGAGACTGCCTGTCAGCAAGGTCGTCAATCCCTCGCGCACGACTTGTTGACCCCGCGTCTACCAACGTGTGACGCTGCCAACTGTCCGGTCCCACAAGGCAGTACGTGAGACGAGGGGGCGTCAGTGTCGACGCACGAGCTCTACACCAAGAACCCGGGCGAGCCGGTCTGGCAGGTTCCCGCCGCCGGCTCCGCCCGCTTCAGCTGGGAGTACGCCGACGGCCGCGAGCGGCTCCTGGCGCTCTACCAGAAGGGCAAGGACAAGCAGTGGGACGGCGGCAAGCGCATCGACTGGGACATCGAGGTGGACCCGTTCAATCCGCTGGGCACTCCCGAAGAGGCCCTGCCGCTGTACGGGACGCGGCACTGGGCCAAGCTCACCGCGAAGGACAAGGGCGAGCTGCGCCGGCACTACGCCTCCTGGAACTTCAGCCAGTTCCTGCACGGTGAACAGGGCGCGATGGTGTGCGCGGCGCGCATCGTGGAGTCGGTGCCGGACCTGGACGCGAAGTTCTACTCCGCCACGCAGACCATGGACGAGGCCCGGCACGCCGAGATCTTCGGGCGCTTCCTGCACGAGAAGGTCGGGATGCTGTACCCGATCAACGACAGCCTCCAGGGGCTGCTGGGCGACACCCTGCGCGACTCCCGCTGGGACATGCCCTATCTCGGCATGCAGGTGCTCATCGAGGGGCTGGCGCTGGCCGCCTTCGGCCTGATCCGCGACACGACCACCAAGCCGCTGCCGAAGCAGCTCCTGGCGTACGTGATGCAGGACGAGGCCCGGCACGTGGCCTTCGGGCGGATGGCGCTGCGCGACTACTACAAGCAGCTCACCGACGCCGAGCTGCGCGAGCGCGAGGAGTTCGTGATCGAGGGCTGCTACCTGATGCGGGACCGGCTGCTCGGGGTGGAGGTGCTGGAGAACTTCGGGATCGCGGCCAAGGAGGCGGCGCTGATCAGTGAGCAGTCGGAGTTCCTGCACCTGTTCCGCAAGCTGCTGTTCAGCAGGATCGTGCCGTGCGTGAAGGACATCGGACTGTGGGGCGAACGGCTGCAGCGGGCCTACCTGGACCTCGGTGTCTTCGACATGGGCGACTCGAACCTGGACCTGCTGATGAGCCAGGACGAGGAGATCGCCGAGGCCCTCGACCGCGAGCGGTTCGCGGCCGAGGAGTCGGCGCGGGTGGCGGAGGTCGAGGCCGCCATCGCCGACGGGGCGGAAGCCCCCTGAGGCGTTCCGGGCGGGCCTCGACGCTCGGGGCGGCCCCCGGCGGTCGGGCGGGCCGGCGGGGGCGGGAGCCGGGTGTCAGCCTGCGGCCAGCGCCGCCTCCATCACCGCCCGCGCGATCGGCGCCGCCGCGCCGTTGCCGCTGATGTCACCCCGGTCGGCCGACGCGTCCTCGACCACCACCGCGACCGCGACCTGCGGCAGCGCCGTGCCCTCGGCCCTGGCCCAGGAGATGAACCAGGCGTACGGGGTCCCCGCGTTGCCGACCCCGTGCTGCGCGGTGCCCGTCTTGCCGCCGACCACCGCGCCCGGGATCGCGGCGTTGCGGCCCGTCCCGTTCTCCACCACCTTGACCATCAGTTCCTGCAGCCGGAGGGCGGTGGCCGGGTTCATCGCCCGGCCCAGGCTGCGCTGGTCGCCGCGCCGGACCTGGGAACCGTCATCCTGGGTCGTCCGTTCCACCAGGGAGGGGTACTTGAGCTCGCCGCCGTTCGCGACGGCCGCGGCCACCATCGCCATCTGCAGCGGTGTCGCAGTGGTGTTGAACTGCCCGATCGAGGAAAGGGCCAGCTGGTCCTGGCTCATGTCGGTGTCGAAGTTCGACCGGGACACCCATGAGGGCACCCGCAGCCCCTCGCCGTTGAAGCCGAAGCGCCGCGCCGCCTCCACCATCCCGCGCAGCCCGACCTGCACCCCGATCTTCGCCATCACCGTGTTGCAGGACCACTGCACCGCGTCCGCCATCGAGGCGTCCTCGCAGCCGGTGCCCGCGTTCGGCAGCAGGGTGCTGGTCCCGGGCAGCGGGTAGGGGTCGGGGGTCCGGGTCGGCGCGTCCACATCGGTGACCACGCCCGCGTCGAGGGCGGCCGCAGCCGTCACGATCTTGAAGGTGGAGCCGGGCGGGTACGTCTCGCGCAGCGCCCGGTTGAGCATCGGCCGGGCGGGGTCCGCGTTCAGGGCGGACCAGGCCTCCTTGACCTTCGTACCCGTACCGGAGAGCACGGCCGGGTCGTACGAGGGGCTGCTGACCAGCGCGAGGATCTTCCCGGTGACCGGCTCGACGGCGGCCACCGCACCGCGCTTGCCCGCGAGCCCGGCGTACGCGGCGCGCTGCATTCCGGAGCGGACGGTGGTGGCGGCGTTCCCGCCGGCGGGGCGGCCGCGGGCCAGTTCGTACCAGAGCGGGAACGCCGAGAGCCCCGGGTCGGTGCCCGACAGGATCGCGTCCTCGGCGCGCTCGACGAAGCTGGTCCCGTAGGTCTGGGAGGAGAAGCCGGTGACGGGCGCGTACAGCGGGCCGTTCGTGTACGTCCGCTCGTAGCGCAGCAGTTGGCCGCTGTCGCGGGAGCCGGTGACGGGGCGCCCGTCGACCAGGATGTCCCCCCGGGGTTCGGCGTAGCGCGCGATGGCGGGGCGTTTGTTGGCGGGGTTGGCGCCGTAGGCGGCGGACTCCCAGACCTGCACGCGGGCGATGTTGACCAGCAGGGCGACCAGCAGGAGGGCGCAGAAGTACGCACACCAGCGGATGTAGCGGATCACTCGTCCGGCTCCTTCGCGGGGCGGGGTCTGCGGGCGCTGTCGCTGAGCCGGACCAGCAGGGCGACGATGATCCAGTTGGTGACGACGGACGAGCCGCCCTGCGCGAGGAAGGGCATGGCCATGCCGGTGAGCGGGATCAGGCCGCTGACACCGCCCGCGATGACGAACACCTGGAGCGCGACGATCGAGGCGAGCCCGGTGGCGAGCAGCCGCCCGAAGGGGTCGCGCAGGGCGAGCCCTGCGCGGAAGCCGCGGGCGACGAGGAGCCCGTAGAGGAGCAGGATCGCGGCGAGGCCGACGAGCCCGAGCTCCTCGCCCGCGGTGGCGAGGATGAAGTCCGACTTGGCGGCGAAGCCGATGAGGAAGGACTGGCCGTGGCCGAGGCCCGCGCCGAGGAGGCCGCCGGCTCCGAAGGCGAAGAGGGACTGGGCGAGCTGGCCGGGTCCCTCGCCGCGCTCGATGGAGGCGAAGGGGTTCAGCCAGTCGTCCACCCTGCTGTGCACGTGCGGTTCGAAGGTTCCGACGGCGTACGCGCCGAGGGCGGCGAGCAGCAGTCCGATCGCGATCCAGCCGATGCGCCCGGTGGCGGTGAACAGCATGATCACGAACAGTCCGAAGAACAGCAGCGAGGTCCCCAGATCCCGCTCCAGGACCAGGACGCCGACGCTGAGCAGCCAGATCGCGAGGATCGGGCCGAGGACGCGGCCGGGGAGGAGCCGCAGCTTCCAGAAGAGCCGGCGGCCGGTGAGGGCGAGCGCGGTGCGGTTCGCGGCGAGGTAGGCGGCGAAGAAGACCGCGAGCAGGATCTTGGCGAACTCCCCCGGCTGGAAGGAGAGCCCGGCGAACCGGATCCAGATGTGCGCGCCGTTGACCGCCGGGAAGAAGACGGGGATCAGCATCAGGACCAGGGCCACCGCGACGGAGACGTACGCGTACCGCTGGAGCACCCGGTGGTCCCCGAGCAGCGCGACGACCAGCACGAAGAGCCCCACGCCCAGTGCGGACCACAGGAGCTGGTCGCCGGCGGTGAGGTGCCCGGGGGTCGTCACGTCGAGGCGCTGGATGAGGACGAGGCCGAGGCCGTTGAGGAGGACGGCGATGGGGAGCAGGAGGGGATCGGCGTACGGGGCCCGCAGGCGGACGGCGAGGTGCGCGAGCAGGGCCGCGACGCACAGACCGGTGGCGTAGCGGGCGGCGGGGCCGGGGACGTGGCCGGTGGTGGCGAGGCCGACGTAGAGGTGACCGAGGACGGAGATCAGGACGGCTCCGGCGAGGAGCGTCAGCTCGACGCCACGCCGTTTGGGGGCACCGGCGCCGGGAGGCGGGGGCGGGGCGGGCTCCGTCACCTTTGCCGTCAGAGCGGTCATGCACCGAAACGTAGCAAGCAGGCGGATGATATGTCCGCTTATGCCATAGTGTGCCGAAGAGTCGTCACAAACGGTCGGAAGTATCGAAAGTGAGGAGCCGAGGCGCATGGGGCCTGTGGAATTCATCGTCCTCGCCTTCCCGGAGGAACAGCTGCGCGCCCCGGCGGTCGAGGCCGTGATGGGACTGCGCAAGACCGGGGTGGTCCGGCTGATCGACGGGATCGTGGCGACGAGGACGGCGTCGGGGGACGTACTGGCGGCCGAGTTCGACGAGTTCGTGGAGCTGCACGGCCTGCTGACGGGCCGGGACGTGGCGCGGCTGATCGGGCCGGAGGACATCCAGGAGGCGGCGGGGCTCCTGGAACGCGGGAGCTGCGCCCTGCTGCTCGTGGTCGAACACCTGTGGGCCGAGGACGCGGCGATCGCCGTACGGGCCGCGGGCGGCCGGATCGTCGGCTCGGTCCGCATCCCGCCGGACCGGGTACCGGCGGACCCACGGGCAGGGGTGGCCTGATGTTCATCCGCCCGATGGGAGTAACGGTCCGCCCGGCGAACCGCCCGCCGGGGCACCCGCTGCTGCGGGGCCTGCTGGCGCGTGCGTCGGGAGCGGCGAAGCCGGCGGCGGGCTCGGCGGGGGCCGGGGAGCCGGCGGTCGCGGGCCCGGTGGGCCTGGTGGGCCCGGCCGAACCGCCGCCCGGGGCACCGCCGGAACCCCCGCAGCCGGCCGATCCGGAGCCGTCGCCGTCGCCTGCGATCCCACCGGACCACTCCGCAGCGCCCGGGACGGCCCCCTCGGCCGGCCTGGTGGCGGAGCTCACCCAGCTGGCCGGCCTGGCCCGCGAGGGCCTGCTGACCCCCCAGGAGTTCGCGACGGCCAAGGCCCGCCTGCTGCGCGGCTGACGGAGGGGCCGGTCGGGAAGGGAAGGGCCGGGGAGAGAAGGGCCGGGAAGGGCCGGGAAGGGCCGAGGTCAGCCCTCGGTGGGCGCGGCGAAGGTCTCCACCGGCCCGAACTCGCTGAAGAGGACCTTGTTGGCGCTCGGTGTCCCGCGCATGTCCATGCGCTGTTCGAAGCGGACGGTGCGGCCCTGACCGTCGATCCACTGGTCGCAGTCGAAGCCGGTGACACCCTTCGCCTTCATCGAACGGTGCGTACGCGGATCCACGGACGCCACCTGGTCGATGCCGAGGCGTCCGGACAGGTGGTACGCGGGAACCCCGCCCTGGTCCTCCATGCCCTTCTTCGCGGAGGGGCCGGTGGCGAGCAGGAGCCTGGCGTAACCGGCGTAGCTCGCCTGGTTGTCCGCGGAACGCGGCATCTTCATCCACGTGCCGCCCGCCTTGGAGCGATCGCGGACGTAGTTGCCGTCGGCCGTCGTCACGGTCTCCATCCACATGAGCGGGGCGCCCGCGGTCCGGACCTCCGTCCGCCCGGTGAACACGGTTTCGAGGTTGGCCCGGCCCGACATCGTGGCCGCCTCCCGCCCCGCGACCTCGGTGGTGGCCTTCATCGTCGCCGCGTAGGGCGTCTTCTCGACCTCCGCGAGGGCCGCCTCGGGCTCGAACGCACCCACTACGGGCGCTGCGGAAGTGGATGCGGCAGCCGGGTCGGCGCCCCTGGCGCTCGGGGTGTCGCTGCAGCCCGCCAGTGCGGTGAGGGCGACCGCTACGGCGGCGACGGCGACAAAGGTGTCACGGCGTACGGAGAAGGTACTCATCTCCGGGCAGCATCCCATGCACAAAACCTCAGATCGAACGGATATTTGCCTGTGGTTGACT
Proteins encoded in this window:
- a CDS encoding AurF N-oxygenase family protein, encoding MTTVTERAALQDALGLLKDREQIAERLLESSAKHSFDPDKELDWDAPAIEGKYYWPPELLSLYDTPLWKKMGEEQRIDLSRHEAAALGSLGIWFEIILMQLMVRHIYDKSLTSKHVRYALTEIADECRHSMMFARMIQKAGAPEYPVSRLNHNLARILKTVSTTPGSFACTLLGEEILDWMQRLTFPDERVQPLVRGVTRIHVIEEARHVRYAREELRRQMLTAPRWEQELTRISCGEAARVFSLAFVNPAVYDNIGLDRREAVAQVKASGHRREVMQSGAKRLTDFLDDIGVLRGVGRRLWQSSGLLA
- a CDS encoding ferritin-like domain-containing protein; translated protein: MSTHELYTKNPGEPVWQVPAAGSARFSWEYADGRERLLALYQKGKDKQWDGGKRIDWDIEVDPFNPLGTPEEALPLYGTRHWAKLTAKDKGELRRHYASWNFSQFLHGEQGAMVCAARIVESVPDLDAKFYSATQTMDEARHAEIFGRFLHEKVGMLYPINDSLQGLLGDTLRDSRWDMPYLGMQVLIEGLALAAFGLIRDTTTKPLPKQLLAYVMQDEARHVAFGRMALRDYYKQLTDAELREREEFVIEGCYLMRDRLLGVEVLENFGIAAKEAALISEQSEFLHLFRKLLFSRIVPCVKDIGLWGERLQRAYLDLGVFDMGDSNLDLLMSQDEEIAEALDRERFAAEESARVAEVEAAIADGAEAP
- a CDS encoding SHOCT domain-containing protein is translated as MFIRPMGVTVRPANRPPGHPLLRGLLARASGAAKPAAGSAGAGEPAVAGPVGLVGPAEPPPGAPPEPPQPADPEPSPSPAIPPDHSAAPGTAPSAGLVAELTQLAGLAREGLLTPQEFATAKARLLRG
- a CDS encoding DUF6325 family protein, whose translation is MGPVEFIVLAFPEEQLRAPAVEAVMGLRKTGVVRLIDGIVATRTASGDVLAAEFDEFVELHGLLTGRDVARLIGPEDIQEAAGLLERGSCALLLVVEHLWAEDAAIAVRAAGGRIVGSVRIPPDRVPADPRAGVA
- a CDS encoding TetR/AcrR family transcriptional regulator — its product is MTVRAYRRLSVEERRAQLLDAALSLFAHRAPEEVSLDDVAEAAGVSRPLVYRYFPGGKQQLYEAALRSAAELLELCFAEPQQGPLTRRLSRALDRYLAFVDEHDAGFAALLQGGSVVETSRTTATVDGIRRAAAEQILFHLGVPAPGPRLRMMVRTWITAVEAASLIWIDEGKQPEVERLRDWLLDQFIALLTATAATDPETAAAARAALALESADGPVGVLARRVIPVVSEAAHLL
- a CDS encoding FtsW/RodA/SpoVE family cell cycle protein, whose protein sequence is MTALTAKVTEPAPPPPPGAGAPKRRGVELTLLAGAVLISVLGHLYVGLATTGHVPGPAARYATGLCVAALLAHLAVRLRAPYADPLLLPIAVLLNGLGLVLIQRLDVTTPGHLTAGDQLLWSALGVGLFVLVVALLGDHRVLQRYAYVSVAVALVLMLIPVFFPAVNGAHIWIRFAGLSFQPGEFAKILLAVFFAAYLAANRTALALTGRRLFWKLRLLPGRVLGPILAIWLLSVGVLVLERDLGTSLLFFGLFVIMLFTATGRIGWIAIGLLLAALGAYAVGTFEPHVHSRVDDWLNPFASIERGEGPGQLAQSLFAFGAGGLLGAGLGHGQSFLIGFAAKSDFILATAGEELGLVGLAAILLLYGLLVARGFRAGLALRDPFGRLLATGLASIVALQVFVIAGGVSGLIPLTGMAMPFLAQGGSSVVTNWIIVALLVRLSDSARRPRPAKEPDE
- a CDS encoding penicillin-binding transpeptidase domain-containing protein, with translation MIRYIRWCAYFCALLLVALLVNIARVQVWESAAYGANPANKRPAIARYAEPRGDILVDGRPVTGSRDSGQLLRYERTYTNGPLYAPVTGFSSQTYGTSFVERAEDAILSGTDPGLSAFPLWYELARGRPAGGNAATTVRSGMQRAAYAGLAGKRGAVAAVEPVTGKILALVSSPSYDPAVLSGTGTKVKEAWSALNADPARPMLNRALRETYPPGSTFKIVTAAAALDAGVVTDVDAPTRTPDPYPLPGTSTLLPNAGTGCEDASMADAVQWSCNTVMAKIGVQVGLRGMVEAARRFGFNGEGLRVPSWVSRSNFDTDMSQDQLALSSIGQFNTTATPLQMAMVAAAVANGGELKYPSLVERTTQDDGSQVRRGDQRSLGRAMNPATALRLQELMVKVVENGTGRNAAIPGAVVGGKTGTAQHGVGNAGTPYAWFISWARAEGTALPQVAVAVVVEDASADRGDISGNGAAAPIARAVMEAALAAG